A region of the Acidimicrobiia bacterium genome:
GTTTCCGTTGGCTGATGTCGTCCGACGTGTGCAAGCACTGCACCGCGGCCGCGTGTCTCGACGTCTGCCCCACGGGCGCGCTGTTCCGCACCGAGTTCGGGACCGTCGTCGTGCAGGAGGACGTGTGCAACGGCTGCGGGTACTGCGTGCCTGCGTGCCCGTTCGGCGTGATCGACCTGCGCGAGGGCGACGGGCGCGCGTGGAAGTGCACGCTCTGCTACGACCGGCTCAAGGGCGGGTTCGAGCCCGCCTGCGCGCAGGCGTGCCCGACGGACTCGATCCAGTTCGGCGAGCTCGACGAGCTGGTCGCGCGCGCGAACCGCCGGGTCTCGCAGCTGCACGACCAGGGAGTGCACGAGGCGTACCTCTACGGCGCGGACCAGGACGACGGCGTCGGCGGGTTCGGCGCGTTCTTCCTTCTCGTCGACGATCCCGAGGTGTACCGGTTCCCGCCCGATCCCGTCGTGACGACGCGCGATCTGAAGTCGATGTGGGCAAACGCCG
Encoded here:
- a CDS encoding 4Fe-4S dicluster domain-containing protein, with translation MPGPGTAGVRDAASIAGWAEHPTRVGFFTDTTVCIGCKACEVACKEWNDVPEDGLNWLGSSYDHTGELGASTWRHVAFIEQRRPLGGQEAHQERRAAGTAAPGIPAPSERDHEHGFRWLMSSDVCKHCTAAACLDVCPTGALFRTEFGTVVVQEDVCNGCGYCVPACPFGVIDLREGDGRAWKCTLCYDRLKGGFEPACAQACPTDSIQFGELDELVARANRRVSQLHDQGVHEAYLYGADQDDGVGGFGAFFLLVDDPEVYRFPPDPVVTTRDLKSMWANAAKAAGAFAAVAVAAFVGVRS